One segment of Polyodon spathula isolate WHYD16114869_AA chromosome 20, ASM1765450v1, whole genome shotgun sequence DNA contains the following:
- the LOC121295668 gene encoding PHD finger protein 6-like, with the protein MSSSAGQKKGAAKLQKCSFCRTSKDKECGQLLVSDNQKVAAHHKCLLFSSALVTSHSDSENIGGFSIEDVKKELKRGNKLMCSSCHRPGATIGCDVKTCRRTYHYYCALWDKAQVKEKPSQGVYLVYCRKHRGATQDSSDDELEGGVNDSDSSPPRGRGRGRLEKGRPKAPSSRGQSEDTRSTSSHGNDDIESASHRDRSPLRGSPSDAGLRCGFCHAGEEENETRGMLHASSAKKVAAHYKCMLFASGTVQLTTTSRAEFGNFEIKTVIQEIKRGKRMKCTLCSQPGAAIGCEIKACVKTYHYHCGLQDKAKYIENMARGIYKLYCKNHSGNEERDEEDEERESRSRERAGIDRDGANPAQQQLNGN; encoded by the exons ATGTCGAGCTCGGCTGGGCAGAAGAAAGGAGCTGCCAAGCTGCAGAAGTGTTCTTTCTGTAGGACCAGCAAGGACAAGGAGTGTGGACAGCTGCTTGTGTCCGACAACCAGAAGGTGGCAGCGCACCACAAGTGTCTG CTCTTCTCGTCTGCCCTGGTGACGTCGCACTCAGACAGCGAGAACATCGGAGGCTTCTCCATCGAGGACGTCAAGAAGGAGCTAAAGAGAGGGAACAAGCTG ATGTGCTCATCTTGCCACCGGCCGGGAGCCACCATCGGCTGTGACGTGAAGACGTGCCGCAGGACCTACCACTATTACTGTGCGCTGTGGGACAAGGCTCAGGTCAAAGAGAAGCCGTCGCAGGGTGTCTACCT AGTTTATTGCCGTAAGCATCGAGGTGCTACACAGGACTCCAGTGATG ATGAGCTGGAGGGGGGTGTGAACGATTCAGACTCCTCCCCGCCGCGGGGGAGGGGCAGAGGGCGGCTCGAGAAGGGGCGACCCAAAGCACCCAGCTCCCGCGGGCAGTCTGAGGACACGCGCTCCACCTCCTCGCACGGCAACGACGACATTGAGAGCGCTTCACAT CGGGACCGCTCCCCCCTCAGAGGCAGCCCCAGTGACGCTGGCCTCCGCTGTGGGTTCTGCCACGCGGGGGAGGAAGAGAACGAGACCCGAGGCATGCTGCATGCCTCCAGTGCCAAGAAGGTGGCAGCGCATTACAAGTGCATG CTGTTTGCCTCCGGCACTGTGCAGCTCACCACCACCTCCAGGGCTGAGTTTGGAAACTTTGAGATCAAAACGGTCATCCAGGAGATCAAGCGGGGCAAGAGAATG AAATGCACCCTATGCAGTCAGCCAGGAGCCGCCATCGGCTGTGAAATCAAAGCCTGTGTGAAGACCTATCACTATCACTGCGGCCTGCAGGACAAAGCCAAGTACATCGAGAACATGGCCAGAGGCATCTACAA GCTGTACTGTAAGAACCACAGTGGTAATGAAGAGCGGGATGAGGAAGACGAGGAGAGGGAGAGCCGCAGTCGAGAGAGGGCTGGCATCGACCGTGACGGCGCCAACCCAGCGCAGCAGCAGCTCAACGGCAACTAG
- the LOC121295670 gene encoding hypoxanthine-guanine phosphoribosyltransferase, with protein MATDSSCVVLSDEEQGYDLDLFCIPKHYAGDLEQVFIPHGLIMDRTERLARDIMRDMGGHHIVALCVLKGGYKFFADLLDYIKALNRNSDKSIPMTVDFIRLKSYCNDQSTGEIKVIGGDDLSTLTGKNVLIVEDIIDTGNTMKTLLKLLKQFNPKMVKVASLLVKRTPRSVGYRPDFVGFEVPDKYLVGYALDYNEYFRDLNHICVISEHGKEKYKE; from the exons ATGGCGACTGACAGCTCCTGTGTCGTG ctCAGTGATGAGGAGCAAGGCTATGACCTGGATCTGTTCTGTATCCCCAAGCACTATGCAGGCGACCTGGAGCAGGTCTTCATCCCACACGGCCTCATCATGGACAG GACGGAGCGCCTGGCCCGTGACATCATGCGTGATATGGGCGGTCACCACATCGTGGCGTTGTGCGTGCTGAAGGGCGGGTACAAGTTCTTCGCTGACCTGCTGGATTACATCAAGGCTCTGAACCGCAACAGTGACAAGTCCATCCCCATGACAGTGGACTTCATCAGGCTCAAGAGCTACTGT AATGATCAGTCGACGGGTGAAATCAAAGTGATCGGTGGAGACGACCTTTCTACACTGACTGGGAAG aatgtCCTGATAGTTGAG gACATTATCGACACAGGCAATACAATGAAGACTTTACTGAAGTTGCTGAAACAGTTCAACCCCAAGATGGTAAAGGTGGCGAG CTTGCTGGTGAAGAGGACGCCCAGGAGCGTTGGCTACAGACCAGACT TTGTAGGATTTGAAGTTCCTGACAAGTATCTAGTGGGATACGCGCTAGACTATAACGAGTACTTTAGAGATCTCAAT caTATCTGTGTGATCAGTGAACATGGCAAAGAGAAGTACAAAGAGTGA
- the LOC121295669 gene encoding calcium-binding protein 39-like — protein MPFPFGKSQKTPAEIVKSLKENVAGLEKLEPTETKKCEKVTEEMSKSLASLKEVLYGTSDKEPQTEAVAQLAQELYNTNLLIALIANLQRIDFEGKKDVVQIFSNILRRQIGTRTPTVEYISSHTQILFMLLKGYESPEVALNCGMMLRECLRHEPLARTILFSEQMYNFFRYVELSTFDIASDAFASFKDLLTRHKIMCADFLETNYDRVFTEYEKLLHSENYVTKRQSLKLLGELLLDRHNFTVMTKYISRPENLKLMMNMLRDNSRNIQFEAFHVFKVFVANPNKTQPVMDILLKNQTKLIEFLSKFQSDRSDDEQFCDEKNYLIKQIRDLKRPPAPQEG, from the exons ATGCCTTTCCCCTTCGGAAAATCACAGAAGACTCCTGCCGAAATCGTCAAGAGTTTAAAAGAGAACGTGGCTGGATTGGAAAAACTTGAGCCAACGGAAACCAAGAAATGTGaaaag GTGACTGAAGAGATGTCAAAGAGCCTGGCCTCCCTGAAGGAGGTCCTGTACGGCACCAGTGACAAGGAGCCGCAGACTGAGGCCGTGGCACAGCTGGCTCAGGAGCTGTACAACACCAACCTGCTGATTGCACTGATAGCCAACCTGCAGAGGATAGACTTCGAG GGTAAGAAGGACGTGGTCCAGATTTTCAGTAACATCCTGCGCAGACAGATTGGCACCCGGACCCCGACTGTGGAGTACATCTCCTCCCACACACAGATACTCTTCATGCTGCTGAAGGG GTACGAGAGTCCGGAGGTGGCTCTGAACTGCGGGATGATGCTGCGGGAGTGTCTTCGTCACGAGCCGCTGGCCCGCACCATTCTCTTCTCGGAGCAGATGTACAACTTCTTCAGATACGTGGAGCTGTCCACCTTTGACATCGCCTCAGATGCCTTTGCCTCCTTCAAG gaCCTGCTGACCAGGCACAAGATCATGTGTGCGGACTTCTTGGAGACGAATTATGATCGA GTGTTTACAGAGTATGAGAAGCTGCTGCATTCAGAAAATTACGTGACCAAACGACAGTCTTTGAAG TTGCTGGGAGAGCTGCTGCTGGACCGACACAACTTCACAGTCATGACCAAGTACATCAGCCGGCCCGAGAACCTCAAGCTGATGATGAACATGCTGAGAGACAACAGCCGCAACATCCAGTTTGAGGCTTTCCACGTCTTCAAG GTGTTTGTTGCGAACCCCAACAAGACGCAGCCGGTGATGGACATCCTCCTGAAGAACCAGACCAAGCTGATAGAGTTCCTCAGCAAGTTCCAGTCGGACCGTTCGGACGACGAGCAGTTCTGTGATGAGAAGAACTACCTGATCAAACAGATCCGGGACCTGAAGAGACCCCCCGCGCCACAGGAGGGCTAG